The window AGAAGCACACGCGATTGGCCACCTCGCGCGCAAACCCCATCTGATGCGTGACGAGCAGCATGGTATAGGAATGGGTGCGGGCGAGATCGCGTATGACTTCCAGCACCTCGCCGACCATTTCCGGATCGAGCGCCGACGTCGGCTCGTCGAACAGCAGGATTTCCGGCTGCATGGCAAGCGCCCGGGCAATCGCCACGCGCTGCTGCTGGCCGCCGGAAAGCTGACTGGGATAGTGGTTCTGCTTGTCGGCAAGCCCGACTCTCGCCAGCAGGCCTTGCGCGCGCGCCACCGCTTCGGCTCTGGAAAGGCCGAGCGAATGGATCGGCGCCTCGATGCAATTGCCGAGAACCGTCATGTGCGGAAAGAGATTGAAGCCCTGGAAGACCATGCCGATCTTCGCACGCAGTTTTCGCACATGGGCACGGCTTGCCGGAACGAGCGCGTCGCCCTGACGCATCCGGTTCATCGGCTCGCCGTCGATCCAGATCACCCCGTCATTGATCTTTTCGAGGGTCATCAGCACGCGCAGCACCGTCGTCTTGCCCGAGCCGGAGGGGCCGATGACCGCCACGACCTCGCCGGGCGCGATGTCGAGGTCCAGACCGTCAAGTACGGTCAGCTCTCCGTAGCGCTTCGTCACCTTGTCGAACCTGATTTTCGGCGCGCTCAACGATAGATCCTCCTGTTGACCATGAACTCGACCCAGCGCACGAGCGCCGCCGATATGAGACTGAGAATGAGAAAGAGCAGACCCGTCAGGGTGATGGCTTCGGAAAAGCGATAGAATTCCGCGCCGATGAGCTTGGCCGCCTGCATCATTTCCGCCACGGCGACGAAGGAGAGCAGCGGCGTCTCCTTGAAGATCACGATCAGATAGTTTCCAAGCGAGGGCACGATCGGCGGCAGCATCTGCGGCACGATGACATCGCGCAGCGTGCGATAGCGGCCAAGATTGAGCGCCGTGCAGGCCTCCCACTGCCCCTTCGGGACGGCTTCGAAGCCCGCCCGGAAAACCTCCGAGCAGAGCGCGGCATAGTAGAGCCCGATCGCCAGCACGCCCGTGCTGATCGGCGGCAGGCTGAGGCCCGCCTGCGGGAGCAGGTAGAAAAGGAAGAAGATCTGCACGAGCAGCGGCGTCGACCGGAGGAACTCGATCAGCTCGCCGACGATCGCCGCGATGACCCGGTTTTTGCCGACACGCAGCAGCATGAGAGGCATCCCGAGCAGGACCGCCACGGCGAAGGACAGCACCGTGACCTCTATCGTCGTGACCATGCCGGCGAGCAGGCGCGGCATGACCGTGTGGATTGCGAACGTCCAGTCCCAGTCCATCACGCAAGCGCTCCCCGATAGCGAGACACGCGCACCTCGAGCAGCTTCGATGCGTACCGGACGACCTGACAGAGGCAGTAGTAGAGCAGCATGGTGATCAGGAAGATCTCGACGGTGCGATAGTGGATGAGGTTCTGCTTGACCGCCGCCGAGGTCATGTCGACCAGCGTGACCGCCGAAACCATGGCCGTTGCCTTGACGAGTTCGATGGTCTGGTTCGTCATGCCCGGCACCATGATGACGAAGGCCTGAGGCAGCACGATCCGGAGAAGCCGTTTCCACTCCGGTATGTTGAGGGCAATGCAGGCCTCGCTCTGGCCGCGCGGCACGGACTGGATGGCGCCGCGCACCACCTCCGCCCCATAGGCACCGAAATTGAGACCGATGCCGAGGACCGCAGCCGTCATCGGCGTCAGCACGATGCCGAATTCCGGCAGCACGAAGAACAGCCAGAACAATTGCACGAGAAGCGAGGTGCCGCGGAAAATCTCGATGTAGATGCCGGAGACCAACCGGATTGCGGTGCTGGCGCCGGTCCGTCCGAGCGCCGCAAGCACCGAGCAGACAAGGAAGAGCACAAAGGACAGAGCCGACAGCTTGAGCGTGACGACAAGGCCCGTCAGCAGGGCGGGCAGAAAGAGCTTCAGGTCGGAAAACGTGGCGAAGGCCAGCCCGACCAGGAAGGCGACGGCTCCCACGAGGGCACAGATGCGAACGGTGTTCATCCCGGCAAAACCTTGGAGACGGTGAGGAAGGGCAGGCTCCGGCGCAACGATCGCAGCGCCGGAGGCTGGCCGGATGTCACTTGGCTGCGCAAAGTTCGGCCGTCGTATAGCGCGGCAAATCGTCGGCCGAGAGGCCGTAGGTCTCGAGCATCTTCACATGCTCGGGGCTCTTCACCCGCGCCTCCAGGTATTTGTTGAATTCACGAACGAAGTCCGCATCCTGGGGGCGAAACGCGATGGCGCCATGCGGCATGGCGATATGGCCATTGATCTCGCTGAATGGCTTCGTCATCTCGAAATCCTGCTCCGGCACGGAGGTGACAAGCGCCTTGATGCCGCCCGCATCGACGAAGAAGGCGTCCGCCCTGCCCGCGCGCACCGCGGCGATGGCCGACGCGGTATCCGGAATTTGCAGGACCTTGTCCGCGGGAATACCGGCCAGGGCCGCATAACCCACATGGCCGGAGCCGGCGATGACCGCGACCGTCAGGCCCTTGGCCGCGATATCCTCGATCGTCGCGATCCCCTTGGGATTGCCCTTCGGCACGGCGATGGCATTGGTGACGCCGAAGATCGGTTCGGAGAAAGCAACCTCCTTGCAGCGTTCCGGCGTGACGTACATGCCGGCCGCCACCGCGTCGAAGCGTCCTGCCTTCAGCCCCGGGATGAGGTTGCCCCATTCGGTATCCTGGGTGCTCGCGATCCTCGCCCCCATCGCGGCCAGAACGGCATTGAGCGTATCGGGATCGGTCCCGACCAGTTCACCCTTGTCGTTGAAGAAGGAATTCGGGTTGTAGTTGTAGAAGGCGATGGCAAGCCCCTCGCCCTTCGCCTTTTCCAGAAGGCCATCGGCGAGCGCCGCCGAAGCCGAAAGTGCTCCCATGGTGAAAGCCGTCGCGGCGAGAAGACGGCGGACATTGTGCACGGTTGTTCTGATCGTCATGGTATTCCCCTTTTGGTTTTGTGTGAATGACGAGAGGTTATGCGGCTATCCCGCTGCTCATTCCGGCAGCGGCTGAGAAAACAGACGCCCGTGCCGGTTGAGGTCCGCCGCGGTACCGGCGCGCTGGCAGCATTCCCAGGCAATCGCCTGGTTGCTCGACACGACGGGTTTTCCGATGCGGTCCTCCAGCTTCTTCAGGATGGGGCTGACGGCGATGCCGGTGCAGGAAATGAAGAGCGCGTCGGCCTCGGACGTATCGGCCGCAAGCGCCGCCTCGAGGAAAACGTCCGGCGGTGTCAGGTACATCTGTGCGCCCGTGAGCTGGCCGAGCGTGCGGGCGCTGACGATCTTCATCCCCGCATCCGTCAGCGTGCGGGCGACGAGGGCATTCACCTCATCGACATAGGGCGTCACGACGGCGAGCCGGCGAACCTTTAGGGCCTTCAGCGCCTTCAGAACGGAGCCGATCGGCGTCACGACGGGGACATCGGGCCGGGTTATCCCGATGAGATCGCGCACCTTTTGCTCACCCAGAACGATCGTGCCCGACGTGCAGCCATAGACGATGGCATGCAGCCATTCGGCTCCCGGCAGAAGGTCGGCCGCGGCGGGGATGACCTCGGACACGGCCGTCAGACCCGCAATGTCGGCCGCATCGTTGAATTCCATGCGTCCGGCATAGACCCCGGCCGTGGCAGGCAGGAAGGCCAGGATTTCCCGCGCCATCACGACCTCGGTGGAAAGCTCCAGGAGGCCGATGGAAGGACTATGGAGAGGCGGGCGGGAAAGCACCGGCTCCGGCATCCTCTGCCATCGCCCTTCCGCAAGGTCTCGTTCAGTCGTCCAAAGGTCGGCGGTTCGATCGGAAAGCATGGGCCGGTTCATCCTGTTGCAGCGATGATCGGGCGCAACGGGCATGTCCCCTCCCCGATCTCCAAGGCCCGATTAATCCACCGTTCCCCCTGCGGCGCCATTGACGAAAAAGTTGACGACTCATAACCTGTCGTTATGAAGAACTTCATGCATCAGGTTGGCTCGCCGCGCTCGATCGTGGTCTTCGAGGCGGCGGCCCGTAACCTGAGCTTTACCCAGGCGGCGCAGGAGCTGAACGTGTCGCAGCCGGC of the Roseateles sp. XES5 genome contains:
- the ehuA gene encoding ectoine/hydroxyectoine ABC transporter ATP-binding protein EhuA is translated as MSAPKIRFDKVTKRYGELTVLDGLDLDIAPGEVVAVIGPSGSGKTTVLRVLMTLEKINDGVIWIDGEPMNRMRQGDALVPASRAHVRKLRAKIGMVFQGFNLFPHMTVLGNCIEAPIHSLGLSRAEAVARAQGLLARVGLADKQNHYPSQLSGGQQQRVAIARALAMQPEILLFDEPTSALDPEMVGEVLEVIRDLARTHSYTMLLVTHQMGFAREVANRVCFFEGGKFIEQGKPDAFFAQPQSPRAAQFLSKVLQAG
- the ehuD gene encoding ectoine/hydroxyectoine ABC transporter permease subunit EhuD is translated as MDWDWTFAIHTVMPRLLAGMVTTIEVTVLSFAVAVLLGMPLMLLRVGKNRVIAAIVGELIEFLRSTPLLVQIFFLFYLLPQAGLSLPPISTGVLAIGLYYAALCSEVFRAGFEAVPKGQWEACTALNLGRYRTLRDVIVPQMLPPIVPSLGNYLIVIFKETPLLSFVAVAEMMQAAKLIGAEFYRFSEAITLTGLLFLILSLISAALVRWVEFMVNRRIYR
- the ehuC gene encoding ectoine/hydroxyectoine ABC transporter permease subunit EhuC; amino-acid sequence: MNTVRICALVGAVAFLVGLAFATFSDLKLFLPALLTGLVVTLKLSALSFVLFLVCSVLAALGRTGASTAIRLVSGIYIEIFRGTSLLVQLFWLFFVLPEFGIVLTPMTAAVLGIGLNFGAYGAEVVRGAIQSVPRGQSEACIALNIPEWKRLLRIVLPQAFVIMVPGMTNQTIELVKATAMVSAVTLVDMTSAAVKQNLIHYRTVEIFLITMLLYYCLCQVVRYASKLLEVRVSRYRGALA
- the ehuB gene encoding ectoine/hydroxyectoine ABC transporter substrate-binding protein EhuB, with the protein product MTIRTTVHNVRRLLAATAFTMGALSASAALADGLLEKAKGEGLAIAFYNYNPNSFFNDKGELVGTDPDTLNAVLAAMGARIASTQDTEWGNLIPGLKAGRFDAVAAGMYVTPERCKEVAFSEPIFGVTNAIAVPKGNPKGIATIEDIAAKGLTVAVIAGSGHVGYAALAGIPADKVLQIPDTASAIAAVRAGRADAFFVDAGGIKALVTSVPEQDFEMTKPFSEINGHIAMPHGAIAFRPQDADFVREFNKYLEARVKSPEHVKMLETYGLSADDLPRYTTAELCAAK
- a CDS encoding aspartate/glutamate racemase family protein — its product is MPVAPDHRCNRMNRPMLSDRTADLWTTERDLAEGRWQRMPEPVLSRPPLHSPSIGLLELSTEVVMAREILAFLPATAGVYAGRMEFNDAADIAGLTAVSEVIPAAADLLPGAEWLHAIVYGCTSGTIVLGEQKVRDLIGITRPDVPVVTPIGSVLKALKALKVRRLAVVTPYVDEVNALVARTLTDAGMKIVSARTLGQLTGAQMYLTPPDVFLEAALAADTSEADALFISCTGIAVSPILKKLEDRIGKPVVSSNQAIAWECCQRAGTAADLNRHGRLFSQPLPE